In Erigeron canadensis isolate Cc75 chromosome 1, C_canadensis_v1, whole genome shotgun sequence, a single window of DNA contains:
- the LOC122585300 gene encoding nudix hydrolase 1-like: protein MTSAPVIGVAVILVKGDTVLLGRRRSSIGHNTYALPGGHLEFGESFEKCAAREVKEETGLDIKDIQYVTVTNDVFSEAAKPLHLVAVYMRATLANPDQIPQTVEPDKCYGWDWYDGKNLPRPLFRPLETLLKGGFSLFPLI from the exons ATGACGTCGGCGCCGGTAATCGGGGTGGCGGTAATATTGGTAAAGGGGGACACGGTGCTTCTGGGGCGGCGCCGTTCTTCAATTGGGCATAACACGTACGCACTCCCTGGTGGTCACCTTGAATTCG GTGAAAGCTTTGAGAAATGTGCTGCACGAGAGGTAAAGGAGGAGACCGGGCTAGACATTAAGGATATACAATATGTAACAGTAACCAACGACGTCTTTTCTGAAGCTGCAAAGCCGCTACATCTTGTTGCTGTCTATATGCGTGCTACTTTAGCCAATCCTGACCAGATTCCTCAAACTGTTGAGCCTGATAAGTGTTATGGCTGGGATTGGTATGACGGGAAAAACCTGCCCCGACCACTATTTCGACCTCTGGAGACTTTGTTGAAAGGTGGGTTCAGTCTATTCCCTCTGATTTGA